In Quercus robur chromosome 10, dhQueRobu3.1, whole genome shotgun sequence, a genomic segment contains:
- the LOC126703373 gene encoding histone-lysine N-methyltransferase ATX2 isoform X3 — MQGKLFVYWPLDADWYSGRVVGYTPESNRHHVEYEDSDKEELILSNEKVKFYISHEEMQRLNLTCSVTSTDGDVYDYNEMLVLAASLYDCQELDPGDIIWAKLTGHAMWPAIVVKESLIRDRKGLSKLSGGGSVPVQFFGTHDFARIKVKQAISFLKGLLSSFHLKCKKPRFIRGLEEAKTYLSEQKLPRRMLQLQNGITTDNVSTSEDDGASTDTGEDCIEDAGIQGATQGLGTPPYVIGDVQILSLGKIVKDSEHFQDERFVWPEGYTAMRKFTSITDPSTCTLYKMEVLRDAESKIRPLFRVTSDTGEQISDDSRYAIASLNQFEGSTPSDCWNKIYKRIKKIQTSSSDSSGADGGGEKIDKTGSDMFGFSNPEVVKLIQGLSKSRFSSKLSMSKLASRRHQDLPVGYRPVRVEWKDLDKCSVCHMDEEYENNLFLQCDKCRMMVHARCYGELEPVDGVLWLCNLCRPGAPNPPPPCCLCPVIGGAMKPTTDGRWAHLACAIWIPETCLSDVKRMEPIDGLSRINKDRWKLLCSICGVSYGACIQCSNNTCYAAYHPLCARAAGLCVELEDEDRLYLLAVDDDEEDQCIRLLSFCKKHRQPSNERSAADERLGRVSRQCSDYIPPSNPSGCARSEPYNYFGRRGRKEPEALAAASLKRLFVQNQPYLVGGYSQHAFSGNSLPSSGVIGSKFSSTLQRLKTSELDTPKDIRSMAEKYTYMKETFRKRLAFGKSGIHGFGIFAKHPHRAGDMVIEYSGELVRPPIADRRERFIYNSLVGAGTYMFRIDDERVIDATRAGSIAHLINHSCEPNCYSRVISVNGDEHIIIFAKRDIKRWEELTYDYRFFSIDEQLACYCGFPRCRGVVNDIESEERAAKLYAPRSELIDWRGE, encoded by the exons ATGCAAGGCAAGCTCTTT GTTTATTGGCCATTGGATGCTGATTGGTATTCTGGTCGAGTTGTGGGTTACACCCCAGAGTCTAATCGACATCAT GTAGAATATGAAGATAGTGATAAAGAAGAATTAATTCTCTCAAATGAGAAAGTTAAATTCTACATTTCCCACGAAGAGATGCAGCGTTTGAACTTGACTTGCAGTGTTACGAGTACAGATGGTGATGTGTATGATTATAATGAGATGCTCGTGTTGGCTGCGAGTTTGTATGACTGCCAAGAGCTCGACCCTGGGGATATCATATGGGCCAAGCTTACTG GTCATGCAATGTGGCCAGCAATTGTTGTGAAGGAATCCCTCATCCGTGATCGTAAGGGTTTAAGCAAACTTTCAGGTGGAGGGTCAGTTCCGGTGCAGTTTTTTGGCACGCATGATTTTGCAAG GATCAAAGTGAAGCAGGCTATCTCATTTCTTAAGGGACTCCTTTCTTCTTTCCACCTGAAGTGCAAGAAACCTCGTTTCATTCGAGGCTTGGAAGAAGCAAAAAC GTATTTGAGCGAACAAAAGCTTCCAAGAAGAATGCTACAGCTGCAAAATGGTATTACCACTGATAATGTTAGCACAAGTGAAGATGATGGAGCGAGTACAGATACAGGTGAAGATTGCATTGAAGATGCAGGGATTCAGGGAGCAACGCAGGGCCTTGGAACTCCTCCCTATGTAATTGGGGATGTGCAAATTTTAAGCCTTG GAAAGATTGTCAAGGACTCTGAACATTTCCAGGATGAGAGATTCGTTTGGCCTGAAGGATATACTGCCATGAGGAAGTTTACTTCAATAACTG ATCCCAGTACATGCACCTTATATAAGATGGAAGTGTTAAGAGATGCTGAATCAAAGATTCGACCTCTATTTAGAGTGACATCAGATACTGGAGAGCAG ATCAGTGATGACAGTAGGTATGCTATTGCATCACTGAATCAG TTTGAGGGATCCACTCCATCTGATTGCTGgaataaaatatacaaaaggataaagaaaatacaaacaAGTAGCTCTGATAGTTCTGGTGCTGACGGTGGAggagaaaagattgataaaactgGTTCTGATATGTTTGGTTTCTCCAATCCTGAAGTTGTGAAGCTTATAcag GGTTTGTCTAAATCTAGATTCTCTTCTAAATTATCCATGTCCAAGTTAGCCTCTAGACGACATCAAGACCTGCCTGTTGGTTACAGACCTGTTCGTGTTGAGTGGAAAGACCTTGACAAGTGCAGTGTTTGCCACATGGATGAG GAGTACGAAAACAATCTCTTCCTGCAATGTGATAAATGCAGAATGATG GTCCATGCTAGATGTTATGGAGAATTAGAACCTGTTGATGGAGTGCTATGGTTGTGCAACTTATGTCGACCAGGGGCTCCCAACCCTCCGCCACCTTGCTGCCTTTGTCCAGTAATAG GGGGTGCAATGAAGCCTACAACTGATGGGCGCTGGGCTCATCTGGCGTGTGCAATATGGATACCTG AAACTTGCTTATCTGATGTCAAAAGAATGGAGCCCATTGATGGGCTAAGTAGAATCAATAAG GACCGCTGGAAGCTTTTATGTAGCATCTGTGGTGTGTCTTATGGAGCTTGCATTCAA TGTTCAAACAATACTTGTTATGCAGCATATCATCCACTTTGTGCACGTGCTGCTGGTTTGTGCGTTGAG CTTGAAGATGAGGATAGATTATATCTACTAGCTgtagatgatgatgaagaagatcaATGCATTCGTCTGCTTTCCTTCTGCAAGAAGCATAGGCAGCCCTCCAATGAGCGTTCTGCTGCTGATGAACGTCTTGGGCGAGTTTCTCGTCAGTGTTCAGATTACATACCACCCTCTAATCCGTCTGGTTGTGCTCGCAGTG AGCCTTACAATTACTTTGGTAGAAGGGGACGAAAAGAACCCGAAGCCCTTGCTGCTGCCTCCTTGAAGCGCTTGTTTGTACAGAACCAGCCTTACTTAGTTGGTGGCTACAGCCAACATGCATTTTCAGGCAATTCACTGCCTTCCAGTGGCGTAATTGGCTCTAAGTTCTCTTCTACCCTTCAGAGACTGAAAACCTCTGAGCTTGATACTCCTAAAGACATACGTTCTATGGCTGAGAAATATACATACATGAAGGAGACATTCCGAAAGAGACTAGCTTTTG gGAAATCAGGAATCCATGGATTTGGCATCTTTGCAAAGCATCCACATAGAGCAGGAGACATG GTGATTGAATACTCTGGTGAACTTGTTAGACCTCCTATAGCTGATAGGAGAGAACGCTTTATATACAATTCCTTGGTG GGTGCTGGGACTTACATGTTTCGGATAGATGATGAACGAGTCATTGATGCGACAAGGGCCGGAAGCATTGCTCATCTGATTAACCACTCTTGTGAA CCAAATTGCTATTCAAGAGTTATAAGTGTTAATGGTGATGAGCATATAATTATATTTGCAAAGAGAGACATTAAAAGATGGGAGGAACTCACATATGATTACAG atttttttcaattgatgaaCAACTAGCATGTTATTGTGGCTTTCCAAGATGCCGGGGTGTAGTTAATGACATTGAATCGGAAGAGCGAGCAGCAAAGCTATATG